In Mastigocladopsis repens PCC 10914, a single window of DNA contains:
- a CDS encoding YqhA family protein — protein MLQTYLSKKNMLLRNILQRIFTACQLSIIIAVFCSLVAGFTLLIYGALMTFTTVSHALTAGQVSSKEEKIMVLSFIEIIDMFLLATVLYITGLGLYELFIDNRIKVPAWLEIRSIDDLKAKLASVVVVILGVVFLGQAVKWEGGTDILAFGVAVGLVIATLTYFLGEQHKNDKKKYFAANNRRGAELDYSPKAMSLMKQDKESKETMLR, from the coding sequence ATGTTACAAACATATTTGAGCAAAAAGAATATGCTTTTGAGAAACATCCTTCAGCGAATTTTTACTGCTTGTCAACTATCCATTATAATCGCTGTATTTTGTTCGTTAGTGGCAGGGTTTACACTCTTAATATACGGCGCGCTCATGACTTTCACTACGGTCAGTCATGCTCTAACGGCAGGTCAAGTTTCTAGCAAGGAAGAAAAGATAATGGTTTTATCGTTTATCGAAATCATCGATATGTTTCTTCTTGCGACAGTTCTCTACATCACAGGATTGGGACTCTATGAACTGTTTATTGACAATCGCATCAAGGTGCCAGCCTGGCTAGAGATTCGTAGCATCGATGACCTCAAAGCTAAACTTGCCAGCGTCGTAGTAGTGATATTGGGCGTTGTGTTCCTTGGACAGGCAGTGAAGTGGGAAGGAGGAACAGACATCTTGGCTTTTGGAGTTGCTGTTGGCTTGGTGATTGCAACGTTAACCTATTTTCTGGGCGAACAACATAAAAATGACAAAAAAAAGTATTTTGCTGCTAATAACAGAAGAGGAGCAGAACTCGATTACTCACCCAAAGCCATGTCATTGATGAAACAAGACAAAGAGAGTAAGGAGACTATGCTAAGGTAA
- a CDS encoding aldo/keto reductase translates to METKQLGNTGVCVSAIGLGAMPMSLSDRPPESQSIDVIYRALDLGITFIDTADSYCKDESDKHHSERLIHKALQTYNGDVSHVVVATKGGLMRPNGNWTRNGNPQHLRETIRISFEALGGEKPIDVWQYHAPDPDYTIEESLAPAKEAVEEGLIRFVGVSNFSVEQIKRARDVVDIVSVQNQYNPWYRQPEFDGVLEYCENNGLTFLPWSPFGGSRRHQGLQDFPAIAKLAKEKGVSVYSIVLAWLRSKSPCILPIPGASKISSIEDTVHAVDVKLSDEEVQGIDRQT, encoded by the coding sequence ATGGAAACAAAACAGCTAGGGAATACAGGTGTCTGTGTAAGTGCGATTGGTTTAGGGGCTATGCCCATGTCTTTAAGCGATCGCCCCCCAGAGTCGCAGTCAATTGATGTCATCTATCGTGCTTTGGATTTGGGTATCACATTCATTGACACCGCCGACTCCTACTGTAAGGATGAATCCGACAAGCACCACAGCGAGCGACTGATTCACAAAGCTTTGCAAACTTACAATGGCGATGTCAGTCATGTTGTTGTTGCGACAAAGGGCGGCTTGATGCGTCCCAATGGGAACTGGACGCGCAATGGGAACCCGCAGCATTTACGCGAAACCATCCGCATCAGCTTTGAGGCTTTGGGCGGCGAAAAACCGATTGATGTCTGGCAATATCACGCCCCCGATCCTGACTACACCATTGAAGAATCCCTCGCACCAGCCAAAGAAGCAGTCGAGGAGGGTTTGATTCGTTTTGTAGGAGTTTCCAACTTTTCCGTGGAACAAATCAAGCGGGCGCGAGATGTGGTTGATATTGTCTCGGTGCAAAATCAGTACAACCCTTGGTATCGCCAGCCAGAGTTCGATGGCGTACTGGAGTATTGTGAAAATAACGGTTTGACGTTTCTGCCTTGGAGTCCCTTCGGTGGTAGTCGTCGCCATCAAGGCTTGCAAGATTTTCCAGCAATAGCCAAATTAGCAAAGGAAAAAGGCGTATCCGTTTATTCTATTGTCTTGGCGTGGTTGCGTTCTAAGTCGCCTTGTATCTTGCCTATTCCTGGTGCTAGCAAGATTTCTAGCATTGAAGACACAGTGCATGCTGTCGATGTGAAATTATCTGATGAGGAAGTGCAAGGAATAGATCGCCAAACCTAA
- the ilvC gene encoding ketol-acid reductoisomerase: MARMYYDEDANLDLLIGKTIAIIGYGSQGHAHALNLKDSGLNVIVGLYPGSKSVAKAEAAGLTVKNVADAAKAADLIMILLPDEVQKTVYKNEIEPNLEEGNVLLFAHGFNIHFGQVVPPANVDVVMVAPKGPGHLVRRTYEQGQGVPALFAVYQDASTQARDRAMAYAKGIGGSRAGILETTFREETETDLFGEQAVLCGGLSALIKAGFETLVEAGYQPELAYFECLHEVKLIVDLVVEGGLAKMRDSISNTAEYGDYTRGPRIVNEQTKAEMRQILKEIQSGQFAREFVLENQAGKPGFTSMRRQEAEHPVEEVGKDLRAMFSWLKKD; encoded by the coding sequence ATGGCCCGGATGTACTACGACGAAGATGCTAATTTAGACCTTTTAATAGGAAAAACCATCGCTATCATTGGCTATGGTTCCCAAGGTCATGCCCACGCCCTCAATCTCAAAGATAGTGGTTTAAATGTGATTGTCGGGCTATATCCGGGCAGTAAGTCAGTGGCGAAGGCTGAAGCTGCTGGGCTGACTGTGAAAAATGTCGCAGATGCTGCCAAGGCTGCTGACTTGATTATGATTTTGTTGCCAGATGAGGTGCAAAAAACTGTTTACAAAAACGAGATTGAACCCAATCTGGAAGAAGGAAATGTTTTATTATTTGCTCACGGTTTCAATATTCACTTTGGTCAAGTCGTGCCACCTGCTAACGTGGATGTAGTGATGGTCGCACCTAAAGGTCCAGGACACTTGGTTCGACGAACATATGAACAGGGACAAGGTGTACCCGCTCTGTTTGCAGTGTACCAGGATGCAAGCACTCAAGCACGCGATCGCGCAATGGCATATGCTAAAGGTATTGGTGGAAGCCGTGCCGGTATCCTTGAAACGACTTTCCGCGAAGAAACCGAAACCGATTTGTTTGGCGAACAAGCAGTTCTGTGCGGTGGTTTAAGTGCTTTAATCAAAGCTGGTTTTGAAACTTTGGTGGAAGCAGGTTATCAGCCAGAGTTGGCTTATTTTGAATGTCTCCATGAAGTCAAATTGATTGTTGACTTGGTTGTGGAAGGCGGTTTAGCCAAAATGCGCGACAGCATTTCCAACACCGCTGAATATGGCGATTATACCCGTGGACCTCGGATTGTGAACGAGCAAACCAAGGCAGAAATGCGTCAAATTCTCAAAGAAATTCAATCTGGTCAATTTGCACGGGAATTTGTTCTAGAAAACCAAGCTGGTAAACCTGGATTTACCTCCATGCGTCGTCAAGAAGCTGAACACCCCGTTGAGGAAGTGGGCAAAGATTTACGCGCCATGTTCAGTTGGTTGAAGAAGGATTAA
- the clpB gene encoding ATP-dependent chaperone ClpB, which produces MQPTNPNQFTEKAWEAIAHTPDIAKQYQQQQIESEHLLKALLDQEGLTSGIFTKAGVNLQKLRDRTEQFIQSQPKVSGSSSSVYLGRSLDTLLDRADAYRKEFQDEYISIEHLLLGYAKDDRFGRKLYQEFGLDEGKLKNIIKQVRGNQKVTDQNPEGKYEALEKYGRDLTEAARQGKLDPVIGRDDEIRRTIQILSRRTKNNPVLIGEPGVGKTAIAEGLAQRIVAGDVPQSLKDRKLIALDMGALIAGAKFRGEFEERLKAVLKEVTESGGNIVLFIDEIHTVVGAGATQGAMDAGNLLKPMLARGELRCIGATTLDEYRKYIEKDAALERRFQQVYVDQPSVEDTISILRGLKERYEVHHGVKISDSSLVAAATLSSRYISDRFLPDKAIDLVDEAAARLKMEITSKPEELDEIDRKILQLEMERLSLQKESNAASRERLERLEKELADLKEEQRSLNSQWQSEKDIITKIQSVKEEIDRVNLEIQQAERDYDLNRAAELKYGKLTSLHRDLEAVETELAQAQRSGKSLLREEVTEADIAEVISKWTGIPISKLVESEKEKLLHLEDELHHRVIGQEEAVTAVADAIQRSRAGLADPNRPIASFIFLGPTGVGKTELAKALAAYMFDTEEALVRIDMSEYMEKHAVSRLIGAPPGYVGYDEGGQLTEAIRRRPYAVLLFDEIEKAHPDVFNIFLQILDDGRVTDAQGHTVDFKNTVIIMTSNIGSQYILDVAGDDSRYDEMRHRVMEAMRNSFRPEFLNRIDETIIFHALHKQELRQIVQLQVNRLRQRLSDRKMSLKLSESALDFLAEVGYDPVFGARPLKRAIQRELETQIAKAILRGEFNDGDTIFVDIENERLSFRRLPAEVFTA; this is translated from the coding sequence ATGCAACCAACTAATCCAAACCAATTTACAGAAAAAGCCTGGGAAGCGATCGCGCACACGCCAGATATTGCTAAACAATATCAACAACAGCAGATTGAAAGCGAACACCTACTGAAAGCGCTGCTGGATCAAGAAGGTCTAACCAGCGGTATTTTTACCAAAGCGGGTGTTAATCTGCAAAAACTACGCGACCGCACCGAACAATTTATTCAAAGTCAGCCCAAAGTCTCTGGTAGCAGCAGTTCCGTATACTTGGGACGCAGCTTGGACACTCTACTTGACCGCGCTGACGCGTATCGTAAGGAGTTTCAAGACGAGTATATCTCAATTGAACACTTATTGCTGGGTTATGCCAAAGATGACCGTTTCGGCAGAAAATTATACCAAGAATTTGGGTTAGACGAAGGCAAGCTAAAGAATATCATTAAACAAGTTCGAGGAAATCAGAAAGTGACCGACCAAAATCCAGAAGGCAAATACGAAGCACTGGAGAAATATGGGCGTGACCTCACCGAAGCTGCTCGTCAAGGTAAACTTGACCCAGTGATTGGACGTGATGATGAAATTCGGCGGACTATCCAAATTCTCTCGCGCCGTACCAAGAATAACCCTGTACTTATTGGTGAACCGGGCGTTGGGAAAACTGCGATCGCTGAAGGACTCGCACAACGGATCGTAGCTGGTGATGTACCCCAGTCCCTGAAAGACCGCAAACTCATAGCATTAGATATGGGTGCTTTGATTGCAGGGGCAAAATTCCGGGGTGAATTTGAAGAACGCCTCAAAGCAGTCTTAAAAGAAGTTACCGAGTCCGGCGGGAATATAGTTTTATTTATTGATGAAATTCATACCGTTGTTGGCGCTGGTGCGACTCAAGGCGCAATGGACGCTGGTAACTTGTTAAAGCCGATGTTGGCGCGGGGCGAACTGCGCTGTATCGGGGCGACAACTTTAGATGAATACCGTAAATATATTGAAAAAGACGCTGCTTTGGAAAGACGCTTCCAGCAGGTTTATGTGGATCAACCCTCTGTGGAAGATACCATTTCCATTTTGCGCGGCTTGAAAGAACGGTATGAAGTTCATCACGGGGTGAAAATTTCCGATAGTTCTTTAGTTGCAGCAGCAACCTTGTCAAGTCGCTATATAAGCGATCGCTTCTTACCAGACAAAGCAATTGACTTGGTAGATGAAGCTGCGGCGAGACTGAAAATGGAGATTACCTCCAAACCAGAAGAACTCGACGAAATCGACCGCAAGATTCTGCAATTAGAAATGGAAAGGCTGTCGCTGCAAAAAGAAAGTAATGCAGCTTCTAGAGAACGGCTAGAAAGACTAGAAAAAGAACTTGCGGATCTCAAAGAAGAACAAAGGTCACTCAATAGCCAATGGCAGTCTGAAAAAGACATTATCACGAAAATTCAGTCTGTCAAAGAAGAAATTGACCGTGTGAACTTGGAAATCCAGCAAGCAGAACGCGACTACGACCTCAACCGCGCTGCTGAGTTAAAATATGGCAAGTTAACCAGTTTGCATCGTGATTTGGAAGCAGTCGAAACTGAACTTGCTCAAGCACAACGCAGTGGAAAATCTTTATTGCGCGAAGAAGTCACTGAAGCCGACATTGCGGAAGTGATTTCTAAGTGGACGGGAATTCCCATCAGTAAGTTAGTAGAATCTGAAAAAGAAAAACTCCTACATCTAGAAGATGAACTACACCACCGCGTGATTGGACAAGAGGAAGCGGTGACAGCTGTCGCAGATGCCATTCAGCGTTCTCGTGCTGGACTCGCCGATCCGAATCGTCCTATAGCTAGCTTTATTTTCCTTGGTCCTACGGGTGTAGGTAAAACCGAACTAGCGAAAGCGCTGGCGGCGTATATGTTCGATACCGAAGAAGCGCTGGTACGGATTGATATGTCCGAGTACATGGAGAAACACGCCGTTTCCAGACTTATCGGTGCGCCTCCCGGATACGTGGGTTACGATGAAGGCGGACAACTGACTGAAGCGATTCGTCGTCGTCCTTACGCAGTGCTTCTGTTCGACGAGATTGAAAAAGCACATCCAGATGTCTTTAACATCTTCCTGCAAATTCTTGATGATGGTCGAGTTACTGATGCCCAAGGTCATACGGTAGACTTTAAGAACACCGTGATCATCATGACCAGCAACATCGGTTCGCAGTACATCTTAGATGTGGCGGGTGATGACTCACGCTATGACGAAATGCGCCATCGGGTGATGGAGGCGATGCGAAATAGCTTCCGTCCTGAGTTCCTCAACCGTATCGACGAAACGATTATCTTCCATGCATTGCACAAACAGGAATTGCGGCAGATTGTGCAGTTGCAAGTAAATAGACTACGGCAAAGACTGAGCGATCGCAAGATGTCGCTCAAACTCTCCGAATCTGCTCTTGACTTTTTGGCAGAAGTAGGGTATGACCCTGTATTTGGAGCGCGTCCGCTGAAGCGAGCAATTCAACGCGAGTTAGAAACTCAGATTGCCAAAGCTATCTTACGCGGCGAATTCAATGACGGCGATACCATCTTTGTGGATATCGAGAATGAGCGGTTGTCCTTCAGGCGCTTACCTGCGGAGGTGTTCACAGCTTAA
- a CDS encoding iron uptake porin, with protein MKRYLLVSAGGTGFLSLIIGLLPVQATPNFQEKDDTLRLNSPETETDKSRLTKETSQSNSRIITSGTQAGFIVSPGSQQQNSPASDSKQVKDLGLTVAPSSSLPISKYSNLFQKSDIMAQVTSVSQLSDVQPTDWAFQSLQSLVERYGCIAGYPNGTYRGNRAMTRYEFAAGLNACLDRVNELVATATADLVRKEDLATLQKLQEEFAAELATLRGRVDAVEARAAELEANQFSMTTKLNGEAIIAGIGATGGSSDSDDSNIILTNRVRLNLNTSFTGKDLLITGLQAHNFLGGVDGSGSLQESLGLSSDILSASSARVGFEPQFPGVDPKDLSSVGANDVELYKLLYVFPVADKLTLFAGTAAEVSDAFAANTPFYGEGQEAISRFANLNPVIRVSGGTSGSGLASAAGFIFNISKQVDLRALYGSVNANISSSAADIQPGVSGTPLGSGVFGGSSVVAAQLNFRPSSSLDIGLNYANSYHEINILGTGLTSSDIGALAGVSLGTPVKLNSVGATVTWRLSPKVALSGYGAALFVNDSSGRVDASTTFTSWMAGLHFNDLFKPGNNAGILFGQPLYRTSADGDASLTDEGVDRAVPYHLEAYYRFKVNDNISITPGAFILFNPEGDSRNDTTTVGVLRTTFTF; from the coding sequence ATGAAAAGATATCTGCTAGTTTCTGCTGGTGGCACAGGTTTTTTGTCTTTAATTATCGGATTGTTACCTGTACAAGCAACGCCTAATTTCCAGGAGAAAGATGACACGCTGAGGCTAAATTCTCCTGAAACAGAAACTGATAAAAGCAGACTTACCAAAGAAACAAGCCAGTCGAATTCCCGTATTATTACAAGTGGAACTCAGGCAGGATTCATTGTATCTCCTGGTAGTCAACAACAAAATTCACCTGCTTCTGATTCAAAGCAGGTGAAGGATTTAGGGTTAACTGTTGCTCCTAGTTCTTCGCTTCCAATCTCAAAATATTCAAATCTATTTCAGAAATCGGACATAATGGCACAGGTTACATCTGTATCGCAATTGTCTGATGTACAGCCTACTGACTGGGCATTTCAATCACTGCAATCGCTAGTTGAGCGCTATGGTTGTATTGCTGGGTATCCAAATGGTACCTATCGAGGCAACCGCGCTATGACTCGTTATGAATTTGCTGCTGGCTTGAATGCCTGTCTAGATCGAGTCAACGAACTTGTTGCCACAGCAACCGCTGATTTGGTAAGGAAAGAAGATTTAGCCACCTTGCAGAAACTGCAAGAAGAATTCGCTGCGGAACTGGCGACACTGAGGGGTCGGGTGGATGCTGTAGAAGCTCGTGCAGCAGAACTAGAAGCAAATCAGTTTTCGATGACGACCAAACTGAATGGTGAAGCCATTATTGCAGGCATTGGTGCTACAGGAGGCTCTTCTGATAGTGATGACTCTAATATCATCCTGACAAATAGAGTGCGGTTGAATCTTAACACCAGCTTTACAGGCAAAGACTTACTGATTACTGGTTTGCAAGCGCATAACTTTTTAGGCGGTGTGGATGGTAGTGGTAGCCTTCAAGAATCTTTGGGATTATCTTCAGATATACTGAGTGCCAGTAGCGCTCGTGTGGGTTTTGAACCCCAATTTCCTGGTGTTGATCCTAAAGATTTGTCGAGCGTCGGTGCCAATGACGTTGAACTTTACAAGCTGCTATATGTCTTTCCCGTTGCTGATAAATTAACTTTGTTTGCTGGGACTGCGGCGGAAGTATCGGATGCCTTTGCTGCCAATACACCTTTTTACGGTGAAGGGCAAGAGGCGATTTCTCGCTTTGCTAATTTGAACCCTGTGATACGTGTCTCCGGAGGGACTTCTGGTTCTGGTTTGGCATCGGCTGCGGGATTTATTTTTAACATTTCAAAGCAGGTGGATCTGAGAGCTTTGTATGGCAGTGTAAATGCCAACATTTCTAGTTCGGCTGCGGATATCCAGCCTGGAGTTTCTGGCACACCCCTAGGATCAGGCGTGTTTGGGGGTAGTAGCGTTGTGGCGGCACAATTAAACTTTAGACCAAGCAGTTCTTTAGATATTGGTCTAAACTATGCCAACAGTTATCACGAAATCAACATCCTAGGTACAGGATTGACAAGTAGTGATATCGGTGCATTGGCTGGCGTTTCACTGGGAACACCGGTCAAACTTAACTCTGTTGGCGCTACGGTCACTTGGCGTTTGTCCCCAAAAGTTGCTTTATCTGGCTATGGTGCAGCGCTATTTGTTAATGATTCTTCTGGTCGTGTTGATGCTTCTACCACCTTCACTAGTTGGATGGCTGGGCTTCACTTCAATGATCTGTTCAAACCAGGGAACAATGCTGGGATTCTTTTTGGACAACCGCTCTATCGCACCTCTGCCGATGGTGATGCTAGCCTTACCGATGAGGGGGTAGATCGGGCTGTTCCTTACCATTTAGAGGCTTACTACCGCTTTAAAGTGAATGATAATATCAGCATTACCCCAGGCGCATTTATCCTTTTCAATCCCGAAGGCGATAGTAGAAACGACACAACAACTGTAGGTGTACTCCGCACCACCTTCACTTTCTAA
- a CDS encoding TIGR02450 family Trp-rich protein produces the protein MAKKQKFPYLVGSKWTSQQKVDGWRHFQVVNRKNQGKWVYAEMVAACDPNVRFWLNAKLLQDGSQWQAGWQSLQEMNSPREDVS, from the coding sequence ATGGCTAAAAAACAAAAATTTCCTTACCTAGTTGGCTCTAAGTGGACGTCACAGCAAAAAGTAGATGGCTGGCGACACTTCCAAGTGGTCAACCGCAAAAATCAAGGTAAGTGGGTCTATGCCGAAATGGTAGCCGCTTGCGACCCTAATGTTCGTTTCTGGCTTAATGCAAAATTACTACAAGATGGCTCTCAGTGGCAAGCTGGTTGGCAATCTTTGCAGGAGATGAATTCACCGCGAGAGGATGTTTCGTGA
- the bchL gene encoding ferredoxin:protochlorophyllide reductase (ATP-dependent) iron-sulfur ATP-binding protein, translating into MKLAVYGKGGIGKSTTSCNISVALAKRGKKVLQIGCDPKHDSTFTLTGFLIPTIIDTLQEKDYHYEDVWPEDVIYKGYGGVDCVEAGGPPAGAGCGGYVVGETVKLLKELNAFDEYDVILFDVLGDVVCGGFAAPLNYADYCLIVTDNGFDALFAANRIAASVREKARTHPLRLAGLIGNRTSKRDLIEKYIEAVPMPVLEVLPLIEDIRVSRVKGKTLFEMAESDPSLNYVCDYYLNIADQILARPEGVVPNDSPDRELFSLLSDFYLNPSKPQVANLEEELDLMIV; encoded by the coding sequence GTGAAACTAGCAGTTTATGGAAAAGGTGGTATTGGCAAATCCACAACCAGCTGTAACATCTCCGTCGCCTTAGCCAAGCGCGGTAAGAAAGTGCTGCAAATTGGTTGCGACCCCAAACACGACAGCACCTTCACCCTGACCGGGTTCTTGATTCCAACAATTATCGACACTCTCCAAGAAAAGGACTACCACTACGAAGATGTCTGGCCCGAAGATGTCATCTACAAGGGCTACGGGGGAGTGGATTGTGTGGAAGCAGGTGGTCCCCCTGCGGGTGCTGGCTGCGGTGGCTACGTAGTCGGCGAAACCGTGAAATTACTGAAGGAACTCAACGCCTTTGATGAGTACGATGTCATTTTGTTTGACGTTCTCGGTGACGTTGTTTGCGGCGGTTTTGCAGCACCTCTCAACTATGCTGACTACTGTTTGATTGTGACTGACAATGGCTTTGACGCGTTGTTTGCTGCCAATCGCATCGCCGCTTCGGTCAGGGAGAAAGCCCGGACTCACCCACTGCGTCTTGCTGGGTTAATTGGCAACCGCACCTCGAAGCGCGACTTGATTGAAAAATATATAGAAGCCGTGCCAATGCCAGTTCTGGAAGTTTTGCCTTTGATTGAAGATATCCGTGTTTCCCGCGTCAAGGGTAAAACTTTGTTTGAAATGGCAGAATCTGACCCCTCTTTGAACTACGTTTGCGATTACTATCTCAACATTGCTGACCAGATTTTGGCGCGTCCAGAAGGTGTCGTACCAAATGACTCCCCAGACCGCGAATTGTTCTCTTTGTTGTCCGATTTTTATCTAAATCCGAGTAAACCACAGGTTGCTAATTTAGAAGAGGAATTAGACTTGATGATTGTATAA
- a CDS encoding DUF5331 domain-containing protein, which yields MAFFHSFTESIKQKWLQFFQVNRDWITLHMEVESVYTPDGGRRPPSYLILGVVNALEPKLAQLMLPFSKLNPDADTLVEVLELNFDPDVVLGNRVLPKVDMEKQRESDVIDENFHDETLTNSQINGFGQEAIAHELDMGDTDEETLMGLNPMMDDVTGANEFKVTQNGVGNSSFNDKNLNNLSHQADDSVDEFGDISFDDLKEVDSKTSVATTSDDENEFRVVDDVWGDETASQKGEADNEMFLGEELSSGSFDEDESEIASLFPKT from the coding sequence ATGGCTTTCTTTCATAGTTTTACAGAGTCTATAAAGCAAAAGTGGTTGCAATTTTTCCAGGTGAATCGTGACTGGATTACCCTGCATATGGAGGTGGAGTCTGTTTACACTCCAGATGGTGGTAGGCGACCACCTTCGTACCTCATCCTGGGAGTCGTTAACGCATTGGAACCTAAGCTGGCGCAGTTAATGCTGCCCTTTTCCAAGTTGAACCCTGATGCCGATACCTTGGTCGAGGTGTTGGAGTTGAATTTTGATCCAGATGTCGTTCTCGGTAACCGCGTCCTTCCCAAAGTAGATATGGAAAAACAACGGGAATCAGATGTCATTGACGAAAACTTCCATGATGAAACACTGACAAATTCTCAGATAAATGGCTTTGGGCAAGAAGCAATTGCTCACGAGTTAGATATGGGGGATACGGATGAGGAAACCCTTATGGGACTCAATCCAATGATGGATGATGTTACCGGAGCAAACGAGTTCAAAGTAACTCAAAACGGGGTCGGCAATTCCTCATTCAACGATAAAAATTTAAACAATTTGTCCCACCAAGCAGATGACTCAGTTGATGAGTTTGGTGATATTTCCTTCGATGATTTGAAGGAAGTGGATAGCAAAACTTCCGTAGCAACTACATCAGACGACGAGAATGAGTTTCGCGTTGTGGATGATGTTTGGGGTGACGAAACCGCATCCCAAAAGGGTGAAGCGGATAACGAAATGTTTTTAGGGGAAGAACTATCTTCTGGTTCTTTTGATGAGGATGAATCAGAGATTGCCAGTCTCTTCCCCAAAACCTAA
- a CDS encoding ferredoxin:protochlorophyllide reductase (ATP-dependent) subunit N — protein MTLAQSEALTFECETGNYHTFCPISCVAWLYQKIEDSFFLVIGTKTCGYFLQNAMGVMIFAEPRYAMAELEEGDISAQLNDYDELKRLCLQIKRDRNPSVIVWIGTCTTEIIKMDLEGLAPKLESEIGIPIVVARANGLDYAFTQGEDTVLAAMATRCPDKAPVAETEKNERNAISKLLNFGKKKEEVVKEESEYVDHPPLVLFGSLPDPVVTQLTLELKKQGIKVSGWLPAKRFTELPTLEEGYYVAGVNPFLSRTATTLMRRRKCKLIGAPFPIGPDGTRAWIEKICSVFGITPKGLDEREAQIWESLEEYVKIIRGKSVFFMGDNLLEVSLARFLVRCGMTVHEIGIPYMDKRYQAAELELLEKTCKEMGAPLPKIVEKPDNYNQVQRIYELKPDLVITGMAHANPLEARGINTKWSVEFTFAQIHGFTNARDILELVTRPLRRNNNLKDLGWDKLVKEEAKI, from the coding sequence ATGACTCTTGCTCAATCAGAAGCTTTAACTTTTGAGTGCGAAACTGGAAATTACCACACTTTTTGCCCAATTAGCTGCGTCGCTTGGCTTTACCAAAAAATTGAAGATAGCTTCTTTTTGGTGATTGGTACAAAGACTTGTGGCTACTTCCTGCAAAACGCGATGGGGGTGATGATTTTTGCTGAACCCCGTTATGCAATGGCAGAGTTGGAAGAAGGAGATATTTCCGCACAACTTAATGATTATGACGAATTAAAGCGGCTGTGTTTGCAGATTAAGCGCGATCGCAATCCCAGCGTGATTGTGTGGATTGGTACCTGCACCACGGAAATTATCAAAATGGATTTGGAAGGCTTGGCACCCAAGCTAGAATCTGAAATTGGTATTCCTATTGTCGTCGCTCGTGCTAACGGTTTGGACTACGCCTTCACTCAAGGAGAAGATACCGTGTTAGCGGCAATGGCGACACGTTGTCCGGATAAGGCTCCGGTGGCGGAAACAGAGAAGAACGAACGCAACGCTATTTCCAAACTGCTCAACTTCGGTAAGAAGAAAGAAGAAGTCGTTAAAGAAGAATCTGAGTACGTGGATCATCCACCTTTGGTGCTGTTTGGCTCCCTCCCTGATCCCGTCGTGACTCAATTAACCCTTGAACTGAAGAAGCAAGGTATCAAAGTTTCTGGTTGGCTCCCCGCAAAGCGCTTCACCGAACTACCTACCCTTGAAGAAGGGTATTATGTCGCTGGTGTCAACCCCTTCCTCAGCCGGACTGCTACTACCTTGATGCGTCGTCGCAAGTGTAAGCTGATTGGCGCACCCTTCCCCATTGGTCCCGATGGAACCCGCGCTTGGATTGAGAAAATATGCTCGGTGTTTGGTATTACTCCGAAAGGGTTGGATGAACGGGAAGCCCAAATTTGGGAAAGTTTGGAAGAGTACGTGAAAATTATTCGCGGCAAGTCTGTGTTTTTCATGGGTGATAACTTGTTAGAAGTCTCCCTGGCACGGTTCTTAGTAAGGTGTGGCATGACGGTTCACGAAATCGGCATCCCCTACATGGATAAACGTTACCAAGCTGCTGAGTTGGAGTTGCTGGAGAAGACTTGCAAGGAGATGGGCGCACCTCTGCCCAAGATTGTGGAGAAGCCAGACAACTACAATCAAGTGCAGCGGATTTATGAGTTAAAGCCAGATTTGGTCATTACTGGTATGGCTCATGCTAACCCGTTGGAAGCAAGGGGGATCAATACTAAGTGGTCTGTGGAGTTTACTTTTGCTCAGATTCACGGTTTTACCAATGCGCGTGACATTCTGGAGTTGGTGACTCGTCCCCTACGTCGGAATAACAATTTGAAGGATTTGGGTTGGGATAAGTTGGTGAAGGAAGAAGCCAAAATATAA